From the genome of Nicotiana sylvestris chromosome 2, ASM39365v2, whole genome shotgun sequence, one region includes:
- the LOC104225753 gene encoding senescence-specific cysteine protease SAG39: protein MAMKINLISVVILFFVVGMYKSHATARNLQPELSVSERHELWMARHGRVYKDEAEKGKRLVIFKENMQFIESINRAGNLSYKLGINEFADITSDEFFARYTGLNMPSHLPSSPVSSMEFKINDLTDDMPSNLDWREKGAVTEVKYQGLCGCCWAFSAVGALEGAYQIATGQKVELSEQELLDCTTNNNGCKGGFMTNAFEFIIENGGISTESDYPYETQQDTCRSQELTPAVKISSYQVVPESETALLQAVTQQPVSIGISASQEFQFYQGGTYHGSCAYQINHAVTAIGYGTDEQGQNYWLFKNSWGTSWGENGFMKIIRGTGGHCDITKLSSYPVI, encoded by the exons ATGGCTATGAAAATCAATTTGATCAGTGTTGTAATATTGTTCTTTGTAGTTGGCATGTACAAGTCTCATGCAACGGCTCGCAACCTGCAGCCAGAATTATCTGTGTCTGAGAGACACGAGCTGTGGATGGCACGTCATGGACGAGTTTACAAGGATGAAGCAGAAAAAGGAAAACGACTCGTGATATTTAAAGAAAACATGCAATTCATTGAGTCAATCAATAGGGCAGGGAATCTGTCTTATAAGTTGGGCATCAATGAATTTGCCGATATTACTTCAGATGAGTTTTTTGCCAGGTACACTGGATTAAACATGCCTTCACACCTCCCATCTTCTCCGGTATCGTCGATGGAATTCAAGATTAATGATCTAACTGATGACATGCCGTCGAACTTGGATTGGAGAGAGAAAGGAGCTGTCACTGAAGTGAAGTACCAAGGTCTTTGTG GATGTTGCTGGGCATTCTCTGCAGTTGGAGCACTAGAGGGAGCATACCAAATTGCAACAGGCCAAAAGGTGGAACTTTCTGAGCAAGAACTTCTCGATTGCACCACCAATAACAATGGCTGCAAAGGAGGATTTATGACCAATGCATTTGAATTCATCATTGAAAATGGTGGAATTTCCACTGAATCAGACTACCCTTATGAAACGCAACAAGACACATGCAGAAGCCAAGAGCTCACACCAGCAGTTAAAATAAGTAGCTATCAAGTTGTGCCTGAAAGTGAAACAGCATTATTGCAAGCCGTAACTCAACAACCAGTGTCAATTGGAATTTCTGCTAGCCAAGAGTTCCAATTCTACCAAGGAGGAACTTATCATGGAAGTTGTGCATATCAAATTAACCATGCTGTTACAGCCATAGGATATGGAACTGATGAACAAGGTCAAAATTATTGGTTATTCAAGAATTCATGGGGAACATCTTGGGGTGAGAATGGATTCATGAAAATTATAAGAGGTACTGGAGGTCATTGTGACATCACCAAGTTGTCTTCTTATCCAGTCATTTAA